The following proteins are encoded in a genomic region of Gemmatimonadota bacterium:
- the hpt gene encoding hypoxanthine phosphoribosyltransferase has protein sequence MIENNDPRLLGREVLRIAFDEASIQRRVHALGAEITAAYPDGDLLVLGLLKGSFVFLADLVRHIHRPLHVDFLVASSYGEATVSSGHVNLVYDPETKLAGKHILLVEDIVDSGRTLQKLMDVLQTRGPKSLEICALLDKRIATELKHPVKFAGFDAPSEFLVGYGLDHAEDFRHLPYVASLR, from the coding sequence ATGATAGAGAACAACGACCCGCGGCTGCTTGGTCGCGAGGTGCTTCGCATCGCCTTTGACGAAGCCTCCATTCAGCGTCGCGTGCATGCGCTCGGTGCCGAGATCACGGCCGCCTACCCGGACGGCGATCTGCTCGTCCTTGGGCTACTCAAGGGCAGTTTTGTCTTTCTGGCGGACTTGGTTCGGCATATTCATCGCCCGCTGCACGTCGATTTTCTCGTCGCGTCGAGCTACGGGGAGGCCACCGTGTCGAGCGGACACGTGAACCTGGTGTACGATCCGGAAACAAAATTGGCGGGCAAACACATTCTATTGGTTGAGGACATCGTCGATTCCGGACGCACGTTGCAGAAACTGATGGATGTGTTGCAGACGCGTGGACCGAAGTCGCTGGAAATCTGTGCGCTGTTGGACAAGCGCATCGCCACGGAGTTGAAGCATCCGGTGAAGTTTGCTGGGTTCGACGCGCCGAGCGAGTTCTTGGTTGGGTACGGCCTCGACCATGCTGAAGATTTCCGCCATTTGCCGTATGTCGCAAGCCTGCGATGA